Proteins from one Streptomyces rubradiris genomic window:
- a CDS encoding phthiocerol/phthiodiolone dimycocerosyl transferase family protein: protein MRRRIARSERMYVSEIRTQALQICVVRGGVDAGILDAAFTAVLAEAPGLRSRLEKDGDDYYLSLLEPSELPRLHVRRNEPGARLEEYNKPLHLGGPLARAVLLTGTDEDVVMFGVDHAISDGRSATAFCNRIWQRYIDIQSGGYSAPKPQQQQWPAPLEDWLPPRSDAELDAYVQERLERAEGAPVASLPFRAAGSLPPVPAESLMTSRRLRLTESQTTGLLAFAKHTGVSVNGLVAAALLAAVRAGLPEELADHRLSSFCTVDLRNQFAPGLGHEAMVPMVSWYRDLLHVPAGADLVKLGHRFSTELRAGIERGDAAMEMQALDRLLPHPQLWPTSLVLTNVGRIDGPPSPKGLKIVDMTKFPLSSRWDPERGAGPLLASPATIYGRFSIEMPYSTQCFTTAQMDSIHDHVRDSLLACADRAPGSRR, encoded by the coding sequence ATGCGCCGACGAATTGCCCGGTCGGAACGGATGTACGTCAGCGAGATCAGGACGCAGGCGCTGCAGATCTGCGTGGTGCGCGGCGGCGTCGACGCCGGGATTCTGGACGCGGCCTTCACCGCTGTCCTCGCGGAGGCGCCAGGTCTGCGCAGCCGTCTGGAGAAGGACGGCGACGACTACTACCTCAGCCTGCTGGAGCCGAGCGAGCTGCCGCGTCTGCACGTCCGGCGCAACGAGCCCGGTGCGCGGCTTGAGGAGTACAACAAGCCGTTGCACCTCGGTGGCCCGCTCGCGCGTGCCGTCCTGCTGACCGGCACCGACGAGGACGTCGTGATGTTCGGCGTCGACCACGCGATCTCCGACGGCCGCAGCGCGACCGCGTTCTGCAACCGGATCTGGCAGCGTTACATCGACATCCAGTCCGGCGGCTACTCGGCCCCAAAGCCGCAACAGCAGCAGTGGCCGGCGCCGCTCGAGGACTGGCTGCCGCCGCGCAGCGATGCCGAGCTCGACGCCTACGTCCAGGAGCGGCTCGAGCGGGCCGAGGGGGCACCGGTGGCGTCTTTGCCGTTCCGGGCGGCCGGGTCCCTCCCGCCGGTGCCGGCGGAGAGTCTGATGACCTCGCGCAGGCTCCGACTGACCGAATCGCAGACCACTGGTCTGCTGGCCTTCGCCAAGCACACCGGAGTATCGGTGAACGGGTTGGTCGCCGCGGCACTGTTGGCGGCCGTGCGCGCCGGCCTGCCCGAGGAACTGGCCGACCACCGGCTGTCCAGCTTCTGCACGGTCGACCTGCGCAACCAGTTCGCGCCGGGACTCGGCCACGAGGCGATGGTGCCCATGGTCTCCTGGTACCGCGATCTGCTCCACGTGCCCGCCGGCGCCGACCTGGTCAAGCTCGGCCACCGGTTCAGCACCGAGCTGCGCGCCGGCATCGAGCGGGGTGACGCGGCGATGGAGATGCAGGCACTGGACCGGTTGCTCCCCCACCCCCAGCTCTGGCCGACCAGCCTGGTGCTCACCAACGTCGGAAGAATCGACGGGCCGCCGTCGCCGAAGGGGCTGAAGATCGTCGACATGACCAAGTTCCCGCTGTCCAGCCGGTGGGACCCGGAGCGCGGTGCGGGCCCGTTGCTCGCGTCGCCGGCAACGATCTACGGCCGGTTCAGCATCGAGATGCCGTACAGCACGCAGTGCTTCACGACCGCGCAGATGGACTCGATCCACGACCACGTCCGCGATTCGCTGCTGGCATGCGCTGATCGGGCCCCCGGTTCACGGCGCTAG
- a CDS encoding arylamine N-acetyltransferase family protein, translated as MYDSDTYLRRLGYDPAAGRPAADLATLVALHKRHMETVPFNSAGSLAVPAASGRLVDLVDFDEDATFDSVVAAGNGGGCVQMTRLFLRLLRDLGFDADLIAGTTAEGRQSYGVEVEHMLILARVDGGSWLADIGYAGPSFVEPLRLDGAPGDQRQYGCRYRLIPGRDGVTLQRRPRLGQWSTVYEFTTHVRDRSDWAPAEKAINAALAAGGGGELYSRAVPDGQVVLKGRRYLTVRAGIEKTRTVTDDGDWHAYRSAILAGEVG; from the coding sequence ATGTACGACAGCGACACGTACCTGCGGCGGCTGGGGTACGACCCCGCCGCCGGCAGACCGGCCGCGGATCTGGCGACCCTCGTCGCACTGCACAAGCGGCATATGGAGACCGTTCCGTTCAACAGTGCGGGCTCGCTGGCTGTGCCCGCTGCGAGCGGCAGGCTGGTCGATCTGGTCGACTTCGACGAGGACGCGACGTTCGATTCGGTGGTCGCGGCGGGCAACGGCGGCGGCTGCGTCCAGATGACCCGGCTGTTCCTGCGGCTGCTGCGCGACCTCGGGTTCGATGCCGACCTGATCGCCGGCACGACGGCGGAAGGCCGCCAGTCGTACGGCGTCGAGGTCGAGCACATGCTCATCCTGGCCCGCGTGGACGGCGGGTCCTGGCTGGCCGACATCGGGTACGCCGGGCCGTCGTTCGTCGAGCCGCTGCGCCTCGACGGCGCCCCCGGCGATCAACGCCAGTACGGCTGCCGGTACCGGCTCATCCCCGGCCGGGACGGTGTGACGCTGCAGCGCCGCCCCAGGCTCGGCCAGTGGAGCACGGTCTACGAGTTCACCACGCACGTCCGCGACCGGTCGGACTGGGCGCCGGCGGAGAAGGCGATCAACGCCGCGCTCGCCGCCGGCGGCGGCGGCGAGCTCTACAGCCGAGCGGTCCCCGACGGCCAGGTGGTGCTGAAGGGCCGCCGCTATCTCACCGTCCGGGCCGGCATCGAGAAGACCCGCACCGTCACCGACGACGGTGACTGGCACGCGTATCGCAGCGCCATCCTGGCCGGCGAAGTCGGCTGA
- a CDS encoding NADPH:quinone reductase, whose product MKAIIYSSIGKSDVLRFVDRPVPEPGPGEVRVRVAVSGVNHSDWKGRQFGHRNGTLMFPEVIPHNDGSGVIDAVGAGVDRERIGQRVWVWEAAYKRPHGTAAEYAVVPSRQAVPLPAQVSFETGACFGLPAVAAQRCLLAGQKGPDRLGPGALSGRTVLVAGGAGAVGHTAIQLGAWSGATVIATVSGPKKAEMARRAGAAHTVEYRSQTAQSDIRALAPQGVDLIVEVAATENIATHLEVLAPNGTVAAYGTEGDSVLAFPTKKAIGRNLRFQFVLAMTLSAADKDLASADITRAAADGALAVGEEAGLPIHRFPLQRTGEAQDAVQAGVLGKVVVEIG is encoded by the coding sequence ATGAAAGCGATCATATATTCGTCAATCGGCAAGAGTGACGTTCTCCGATTCGTCGACCGGCCTGTGCCCGAGCCGGGTCCCGGTGAGGTGCGGGTCCGTGTCGCGGTCTCCGGGGTGAACCACTCGGACTGGAAGGGCCGGCAGTTCGGTCACCGCAACGGCACCCTGATGTTCCCCGAGGTGATTCCGCACAACGACGGCAGCGGAGTGATCGACGCCGTCGGAGCGGGCGTCGACCGGGAACGGATCGGCCAGCGGGTGTGGGTGTGGGAGGCGGCGTACAAGCGGCCCCACGGCACCGCCGCGGAATACGCCGTCGTCCCCTCCCGCCAGGCGGTCCCCCTGCCGGCGCAGGTCTCGTTCGAGACCGGTGCCTGCTTCGGCCTGCCGGCGGTCGCCGCCCAACGCTGCCTGCTCGCCGGGCAGAAGGGCCCCGACCGTCTCGGCCCCGGCGCCCTGAGCGGGCGGACCGTGCTGGTCGCCGGCGGCGCCGGAGCCGTGGGGCATACCGCGATCCAGCTCGGCGCCTGGTCCGGGGCGACCGTGATCGCGACGGTCAGCGGCCCGAAGAAGGCGGAAATGGCCCGCCGCGCCGGCGCGGCGCACACCGTCGAGTACCGGTCGCAGACGGCCCAGTCCGACATCCGCGCCCTCGCGCCGCAGGGGGTGGACCTCATCGTCGAGGTGGCGGCGACGGAGAACATCGCCACCCACCTGGAGGTCCTCGCCCCGAACGGCACCGTCGCCGCGTACGGCACCGAGGGGGACAGCGTGCTGGCGTTCCCGACCAAGAAGGCGATCGGCCGGAACCTGCGCTTTCAGTTCGTGCTGGCGATGACGCTGTCCGCGGCCGACAAGGACCTCGCGTCGGCCGACATCACGAGGGCGGCGGCCGACGGGGCACTCGCTGTGGGAGAGGAAGCCGGGCTGCCGATCCACCGGTTCCCGCTCCAGCGCACCGGCGAGGCACAGGACGCCGTGCAGGCCGGCGTCCTCGGCAAGGTCGTCGTCGAGATCGGCTAG
- a CDS encoding phytanoyl-CoA dioxygenase family protein: MAENDTITIRVDERIEQAIAALTRGGASATTAIEQAILESARRAAPAAPTEAMPDSIDSRTLSVRRMLTRDQLQEFAERGYIVIRDVVPPDILAAANAAVDDQLRMHPPQEGHAGPHFMFPKWEEEPALAALLRDTQAFSLAEELTGDGAMEYPWQTQIAMTYPPYTDDRGMPHIDGGMRRKADEPPRTFTVLAGFFLTDQDDDDTGNLYVWPGTHRAHAKYFREHGPDAFTSYPDIKLPEREQVRGRAGDMLLKHYMVGHNVGSNTSDSVRRTVYFRLKVRGHDATWRQILQNPWHDFTPLRPLVSAFEENDDSGR; the protein is encoded by the coding sequence GTGGCTGAAAACGACACGATCACCATTCGCGTTGACGAGCGGATCGAGCAGGCAATTGCCGCCCTGACCCGCGGTGGCGCGTCCGCCACGACGGCGATCGAGCAGGCGATCCTGGAATCGGCCAGGCGCGCCGCGCCGGCCGCTCCCACCGAGGCCATGCCTGACAGCATCGACTCGCGGACGCTGAGTGTGCGGCGGATGTTGACCCGTGACCAGCTGCAGGAGTTCGCCGAACGCGGCTACATCGTGATCCGGGACGTCGTGCCTCCGGACATCCTGGCCGCGGCCAACGCGGCGGTGGACGACCAGCTGCGCATGCATCCGCCCCAGGAAGGCCACGCCGGACCGCACTTCATGTTCCCCAAGTGGGAGGAGGAGCCGGCACTCGCGGCGCTCCTGCGTGACACCCAGGCCTTCTCGCTCGCCGAAGAACTCACCGGTGACGGCGCCATGGAATACCCGTGGCAGACGCAGATAGCGATGACTTATCCGCCCTACACCGACGACCGGGGAATGCCGCACATCGACGGCGGCATGCGCCGGAAGGCCGACGAACCCCCGCGGACCTTCACCGTGCTCGCCGGCTTCTTCCTCACCGACCAGGACGACGACGACACCGGGAACCTCTACGTCTGGCCGGGAACGCACCGCGCTCACGCGAAGTACTTCCGTGAGCACGGGCCCGACGCGTTCACCTCCTACCCGGACATCAAGCTGCCCGAACGGGAGCAGGTACGCGGCCGCGCCGGAGACATGCTGCTGAAGCACTACATGGTCGGCCACAACGTCGGCAGCAACACGTCCGACTCCGTTCGGCGCACGGTCTACTTCCGGCTCAAGGTCCGCGGGCACGACGCGACCTGGCGTCAGATCCTCCAGAATCCCTGGCACGATTTCACTCCGCTGCGGCCGCTGGTGTCCGCTTTCGAAGAAAACGACGATTCAGGCCGATAG
- a CDS encoding AfsR/SARP family transcriptional regulator, translated as MIFRVLGPLEVAVEGAAEKPSAPKVRWTLALLLLHANQVVGHSSILYELWGENPPCSAVATAQTYVYQIRKKYQRRFDRIGWGALVETRPSGYVLRAEESEIDAQVFERLSERARASLTAGHTEQAARQLREALALWRGRALADVSAGSVLAPRIMHLEKSRMRTLRLRIFADQRLGRHRELLPELQFLAAANPLDEWFHQQLMIALVETGRRADALEAYHRLQSTLGAELGVRPSPRLHKLRHDVLTGVPWTRGPQSELDLTVPS; from the coding sequence ATGATATTCCGCGTACTCGGCCCGCTGGAGGTCGCAGTGGAGGGCGCCGCCGAAAAGCCCTCGGCACCCAAGGTCCGCTGGACACTCGCCCTGCTGCTGCTTCACGCGAACCAGGTCGTCGGCCACTCCTCGATCCTTTACGAGTTGTGGGGCGAAAACCCCCCGTGCAGTGCCGTCGCCACCGCGCAGACCTACGTCTACCAGATACGCAAGAAATATCAGCGCCGGTTCGACCGGATCGGCTGGGGCGCATTGGTGGAGACCCGTCCGTCCGGGTACGTGCTCCGGGCGGAAGAGTCGGAGATCGACGCGCAGGTGTTCGAGCGGTTGAGCGAGCGGGCGCGCGCGTCGCTGACGGCGGGGCACACCGAGCAGGCCGCGCGGCAGCTGCGCGAGGCGCTCGCACTGTGGCGCGGGCGAGCGCTGGCGGATGTCTCGGCGGGATCGGTGCTGGCGCCGCGCATCATGCACCTGGAGAAGAGCCGGATGCGGACGCTGCGGTTGCGCATCTTCGCCGATCAGCGGCTCGGCCGCCACCGTGAGCTGCTCCCGGAACTGCAGTTCCTCGCGGCCGCCAACCCCCTCGACGAGTGGTTCCACCAGCAGTTGATGATCGCGCTCGTCGAGACGGGCCGGCGTGCCGACGCCCTGGAGGCGTATCACCGGCTGCAGTCCACCCTCGGCGCGGAGCTGGGCGTGCGGCCCTCGCCGAGGCTGCACAAGCTCCGGCACGACGTGCTCACCGGAGTGCCATGGACGCGGGGGCCCCAGAGCGAGCTGGACCTGACGGTGCCGAGCTAG
- a CDS encoding DegT/DnrJ/EryC1/StrS family aminotransferase, producing the protein MTIRVWDYLPEYHEEREEVLAAVTKVFESGQLILGPSVAGFEAEFAAYHGAAHCAGVDNGTNAVKLGLQALGVGKGDEVITVANTAAPTVVAIDGTGAKPVFVDVREDDFLMDTDQVAAAIGPRTRALVPVHLYGQCVDMAPLRRLADRHSLAILEDCAQAHGARHHGRLAGTMGDVAAFSFYPTKVLGAYGDGGAVITGDEDTDRNVRRLRYYGMEDRYFVERVPGHNSRLDEVQAEILRGKLRRLDAYISKRRDIARLYTKALGDLAEPGGLVLPTVSFGNEHVYYLYVVRHPRRDEIIERLRAYGIALNISYPWPVHTMAGFAHLGCARGSLPVTEKLAGEVFSLPMYPSLPLDRQQTVIQALREVLAGF; encoded by the coding sequence GTGACGATCCGGGTATGGGACTACCTGCCGGAGTACCACGAGGAACGCGAGGAGGTACTCGCGGCGGTGACGAAGGTGTTCGAGTCCGGCCAGCTGATACTGGGTCCCAGCGTGGCCGGGTTCGAGGCCGAGTTCGCGGCGTACCACGGCGCCGCCCACTGCGCCGGCGTCGACAACGGCACCAACGCGGTCAAGCTGGGGCTGCAGGCGCTCGGCGTGGGCAAGGGCGATGAGGTGATCACCGTCGCCAACACCGCCGCGCCGACCGTGGTGGCCATCGACGGGACGGGCGCGAAGCCGGTCTTCGTGGATGTACGCGAGGACGACTTCCTCATGGACACCGACCAGGTCGCGGCCGCGATCGGCCCGCGCACACGGGCACTGGTCCCCGTGCACCTCTATGGCCAGTGCGTCGACATGGCCCCGCTGCGCCGGCTCGCCGACCGCCACAGCCTGGCCATCCTCGAGGACTGCGCCCAAGCGCACGGCGCGCGCCACCACGGCCGGCTGGCAGGCACGATGGGCGACGTCGCCGCCTTCTCCTTCTATCCCACGAAGGTTCTCGGCGCGTACGGCGACGGTGGCGCCGTGATCACCGGCGACGAGGACACCGACCGCAACGTCCGGCGCCTGCGCTACTACGGCATGGAAGACCGCTACTTCGTGGAGCGGGTTCCCGGACACAACAGCCGCCTCGACGAGGTACAGGCCGAGATTCTGCGGGGCAAGCTGCGCCGGCTCGACGCGTACATCTCCAAGCGCCGCGACATCGCGCGGCTCTACACCAAGGCGCTGGGCGACCTCGCCGAACCGGGCGGCCTCGTCCTGCCGACGGTCTCCTTTGGCAATGAGCACGTGTACTACCTGTACGTCGTTCGGCACCCCAGGCGGGACGAGATCATCGAACGGCTGCGCGCGTACGGCATCGCGCTGAACATCAGCTACCCCTGGCCGGTGCACACGATGGCCGGATTCGCGCACCTCGGATGCGCCAGGGGCTCGCTGCCGGTCACCGAGAAACTGGCAGGCGAGGTGTTTTCGCTGCCGATGTACCCGTCGCTGCCGTTGGACCGGCAGCAGACGGTGATCCAGGCCCTGCGCGAGGTGCTGGCCGGATTCTGA
- a CDS encoding class I SAM-dependent methyltransferase gives MPRERATVTCRVCDGTVHEFLDLGRQPLSDAFREPDCDTEEFFFRLAVGQCESCTMVQLTESVPRDKMFHEDYPYHSSGSAVMREHFAGVARRFLATELAAPDPFIVEMGCNDGVMLSTIHQAGVRHLGFEPSGRVAELARTKGVRVLTEFFEDSTAARIREAEGPAQVIFAANTMCHIPYPNSVFRGVDALLAPDGVFVFEDPYLGDLVEKTSFDQIYDEHFFLFSAHSVRAMAEHHGFELVDVERLPVHGGEVRYTLARTGGRTPSAAVADLLAEEDARGLSDMETLRGFAAGVMRVRDDLVALLRRLRTEGSSVVAYGATAKSATVTNFCDIGPELVSYVCDSTPAKQHRMTPGKHIPVRPPTAFRDPYPDYALLFAWNHADEIMANEQEFRRSGGRWISYVPNVRVL, from the coding sequence ATGCCGCGAGAACGGGCGACCGTCACCTGCAGAGTGTGCGACGGGACAGTCCACGAGTTCCTCGACCTCGGCCGTCAGCCGCTGTCCGACGCGTTCCGGGAACCGGACTGCGACACCGAGGAGTTCTTCTTCCGGCTCGCCGTCGGGCAATGCGAGTCGTGCACGATGGTGCAGCTCACCGAGTCGGTACCGCGGGACAAGATGTTCCACGAGGACTACCCGTACCACTCGTCCGGGTCGGCGGTGATGCGGGAGCACTTCGCGGGTGTCGCACGACGGTTCCTCGCCACCGAGTTGGCCGCGCCGGACCCGTTCATCGTCGAGATGGGCTGCAACGACGGCGTCATGCTGAGCACGATCCACCAGGCAGGCGTACGCCACCTGGGCTTCGAACCTTCCGGGCGGGTGGCCGAGCTGGCCCGCACCAAGGGCGTCCGGGTCCTCACCGAGTTCTTCGAGGACTCGACAGCGGCGCGGATCCGCGAGGCGGAAGGGCCCGCCCAGGTCATCTTCGCGGCGAACACCATGTGCCACATCCCGTACCCGAACTCGGTCTTCCGCGGAGTCGACGCACTGCTGGCACCGGACGGCGTGTTCGTGTTCGAGGACCCCTACCTCGGCGACCTGGTGGAGAAGACGTCCTTCGACCAGATCTACGACGAGCACTTCTTCCTGTTCAGCGCCCACTCGGTGCGGGCCATGGCCGAGCACCACGGATTCGAGCTGGTCGACGTGGAACGCCTGCCGGTGCACGGCGGCGAGGTCCGGTACACGCTCGCCCGGACCGGCGGACGCACACCCAGCGCCGCCGTCGCCGACCTGCTCGCCGAGGAGGACGCCCGCGGGCTGTCCGACATGGAGACGCTGCGTGGCTTCGCCGCCGGCGTGATGCGCGTGCGCGACGACCTGGTGGCACTGCTGCGACGGCTGCGCACCGAAGGATCCAGCGTGGTCGCCTACGGCGCCACGGCGAAAAGCGCCACAGTCACCAACTTCTGCGACATCGGGCCCGAACTCGTCTCCTACGTGTGTGACAGCACGCCCGCCAAGCAGCACCGCATGACGCCCGGCAAGCACATCCCCGTACGCCCGCCGACCGCGTTCCGCGACCCGTACCCGGACTACGCGCTGCTGTTCGCGTGGAACCACGCCGACGAAATCATGGCGAACGAACAGGAGTTCCGGCGCTCCGGCGGCCGATGGATCAGCTATGTGCCGAACGTCCGGGTGCTCTGA
- a CDS encoding phytanoyl-CoA dioxygenase family protein — protein sequence MADLVADTTEATPKSGDRQAVSSVKRMLTREQLEEFTERGYIVIPDVVPPDLIAAINAAIDEQIRARPPAEGHVGVVYRFQQLTDSPVFASLLRDTAAFSLAEQLVGKGALDFPETAQTALTYPPFKDARENPHIDGGKGRKPGDPPWTFTMLAGFFMTDQSSDDTGNLFVWPGTHRDHANLFRERGPEAFTTYPRVPLPERDQVRGRPGDMLLKHYLLGHNGGHNTSDSVRRTVYFRLRHREHEAKWREALQDPWHDYTPLRRLLSSSGETGQPDRQL from the coding sequence GTGGCAGATCTCGTGGCTGATACGACCGAAGCCACACCGAAGAGCGGTGACCGGCAGGCGGTGTCGAGCGTGAAAAGGATGTTGACTCGCGAACAACTGGAAGAGTTCACCGAGCGCGGCTATATCGTGATCCCGGATGTCGTGCCGCCCGACCTGATCGCCGCCATCAACGCGGCGATCGATGAGCAGATCCGCGCGCGGCCTCCGGCGGAGGGTCACGTCGGGGTGGTCTACAGGTTCCAGCAGCTGACGGATTCGCCGGTGTTCGCGTCCTTGTTGCGCGACACCGCGGCCTTCTCGCTCGCCGAACAACTCGTCGGGAAGGGCGCGCTGGACTTTCCCGAGACAGCACAGACCGCTCTGACATACCCGCCCTTCAAGGACGCCCGGGAGAATCCGCACATCGACGGTGGAAAGGGGCGGAAGCCCGGTGATCCACCATGGACATTCACCATGCTCGCCGGGTTCTTCATGACCGACCAGTCGAGCGACGACACGGGAAACCTCTTCGTCTGGCCGGGAACACACCGCGATCACGCGAACCTCTTCCGCGAGCGCGGACCCGAAGCCTTCACGACGTATCCCCGTGTCCCCCTGCCTGAGCGGGACCAGGTGCGCGGCCGGCCGGGCGACATGCTCCTGAAGCACTACCTCCTCGGCCACAACGGCGGCCACAACACCAGCGATTCCGTCCGGCGCACGGTCTACTTCAGGCTCCGGCACCGGGAGCACGAGGCGAAGTGGCGTGAGGCCCTGCAAGATCCCTGGCACGACTACACGCCGCTGCGGCGGTTGCTGTCGTCGTCCGGTGAAACCGGTCAGCCGGATCGCCAGCTGTGA